A window of the Cicer arietinum cultivar CDC Frontier isolate Library 1 chromosome 6, Cicar.CDCFrontier_v2.0, whole genome shotgun sequence genome harbors these coding sequences:
- the LOC140920983 gene encoding mediator of RNA polymerase II transcription subunit 15a-like produces the protein MDSNNWRPNPGTEPTIDTSEWRAQLQPDSRQRIVNKIMDTSKKHLPVSGSEGLLELWKIAQRFEEKIFTAATSQSDYLRKISMKMLTMETKSQSSIANNMPSNEGGPSNKPPDQDNSHLMDSNNWRPNPGTEPTIDTSEWRAQLQPDSRQRIVNKIMDTLKKHLPVSGSEGLLELWKIAQRFEEKIFTAATSQSDYLRKISMKMLTMETKSQSSIANNMPSNEGGPSNKPPDQGFVLQSQALNQGQQHPNPLPSQHQPRQQLLSQTIQNNVAPQPNLPSVSSLSQNSGQNINQNSNTQPGQNSAGNTIGHNSNVQSMFSGSQRQMPGRQQVEYKKIAF, from the exons ATGGATTCCAATAATTGGAGACCTAATCCGGGTACTGAACCCACTATTGACACAAGTGAGTGGAGAGCTCAATTGCAACCTGATTCACGCCAAAGAATTGTCAACAAAAT AATGGACACATCAAAAAAACATCTTCCCGTTTCTGGTTCTGAGGGATTACTTGAACTTTGGAAGATTGCTCAAAGGTTTGAAGAGAAGATTTTTACTGCCGCAACAAGCCAG TCTGATTATCTACGGAAAATATCTATGAAAATGCTTACGATGGAGACTAAATCTCAAAGCTCCATTGCCAACAATATGCCTTCAAATGAAGGTGGTCCTAGCAACAAACCGCCCGATCAAg ATAATTCACATTTGATGGATTCCAATAATTGGAGACCTAATCCGGGTACTGAACCCACTATTGACACAAGTGAGTGGAGAGCTCAATTGCAACCTGATTCACGCCAAAGAATTGTCAACAAAAT AATGGACACATTAAAAAAACATCTTCCCGTTTCTGGTTCTGAGGGATTACTTGAACTTTGGAAGATTGCTCAAAGGTTTGAAGAGAAGATTTTTACTGCCGCAACAAGCCAG TCTGATTATCTACGGAAAATATCTATGAAAATGCTTACGATGGAGACTAAATCTCAAAGCTCCATTGCCAACAATATGCCTTCAAATGAAGGTGGTCCTAGCAACAAACCGCCCGATCAAg GATTTGTTTTACAGTCTCAAGCTCTTAATCAAGGTCAGCAACATCCTAATCCTTTGCCTAGTCAGCACCAGCCTCGTCAGCAGCTTCTATCTCAGACCATTCAAAATAATGTTGCACCTCAACCTAACCTGCCCTCGGTATCCAGTTTATCGCAGAATTCTGGTCAGAATATTAACCAAAATTCCAACACACAACCTGGGCAGAATTCCGCAGGGAACACTATTGGCCATAATTCCAATGTACAAAGTATGTTTTCTGGTTCTCAGAGACAAATGCCAGGAAGGCAACAGGTTGAATATAAGAAGATTGCCTTTTGA